The proteins below come from a single Drosophila suzukii chromosome X, CBGP_Dsuzu_IsoJpt1.0, whole genome shotgun sequence genomic window:
- the Naa30A gene encoding N-alpha-acetyltransferase 30A translates to MADAQAAAVGKKKYKNKKNSAEKSPNPNTIPSPSPDQDHDQEAPTSNGYVRQEEEDAAAEDLRGLLKQLHLCNGHGAKEQAPSPPPVEVLNGHAHGHSNNNHIQATSGGSNNNNSSHHNNSSVDSSNNNRRQRRDGDVEGIGGGGPDALHPEEKPVTATSKSTANTQTTTATATKSTVSEEAVVLQREAPVATGSGNGRQEAEEEEPLPSTLDESTTTITAECQLPEPAISAISADEIVYKEYEAEHQMHDIMRLIQAELSEPYSIYTYRYFIYNWPKLCFLASHDNQYVGAIVCKLDMHMNVRRGYIAMLAVRKEYRKLKIGTTLVTKAIEAMLADNADEVVLETEMRNQPALRLYENLGFVRDKRLFRYYLNGVDALRLKLWFR, encoded by the exons ATGGCGGATGCCCAGGCAGCGGCGGTCGGAAAGAAAAAGTACAAGAACAAGAAGAACTCGGCGGAGAAGAGTCCCAATCCGAATACAATTCCCAGTCCGAGTCCGGATCAGGATCATGATCAGGAGGCACCCACCAGCAATGGGTATGTGcggcaggaggaggaggatgcGGCGGCGGAGGATCTCAGGGGCTTGCTCAAGCAGCTGCACCTTTGCAATGGCCATGGCGCCAAGGAGCAGGCTCCCTCGCCACCTCCGGTGGAGGTGCTCAACGGCCATGCCCATGgccacagcaacaacaatcaCATACAGGCCACTAGtggcggcagcaacaacaacaacagcagccaccacaacaacagcagcgtggacagcagcaacaacaaccgcAGGCAGCGGAGAGACGGGGATGTAGAAGGAATAGGTGGAGGAGGACCAGATGCCCTCCATCCAGAGGAGAAGCCTGTGACAGCCACAAGCAAAAGCACTGCCAACACACAAACAACCACAGCGACGGCCACAAAATCAACAGTATCGGAAGAGGCGGTAGTGTTGCAAAGGGAAGCGCCAGTGGCGACGGGGAGTGGCAATGGCCGGCAGgaggccgaggaggaggagccgCTGCCCTCCACCTTGGACGAGTCCACGACCACCATCACAGCAGAGTGCCAGCTGCCAGAACCTGCCATTTCAGCCATTTCAGCCGACGAGATCGTGTACAAGGAGTACGAGGCTGAGCACCAAATGCAT GACATCATGCGACTGATCCAGGCGGAGCTGTCCGAGCCCTACTCGATATACACGTACCGCTACTTCATCTACAACTGGCCAAAACTCTGCTTCCTCGCCTCGCACGACAATCAGTACGTGGGCGCCATTGTGTGCAAGCTGGACATGCACATGAACGTGCGGCGCGGCTACATCGCCATGCTGGCCGTGCGCAAGGAGTATCGCAAGCTCAAGATCGGCACCACACTGGTCACCAAGGCCATAGAG GCAATGCTGGCTGACAATGCCGACGAGGTGGTGCTGGAGACGGAGATGCGGAACCAGCCGGCCTTGCGGCTTTACGAGAACCTGGGCTTCGTGCGTGATAAGCGGCTGTTCCGATACTATCTCAATGGAGTGGACGCGCTGCGGCTGAAGCTCTGGTTCAGATGA